One part of the Sporosarcina ureae genome encodes these proteins:
- the glpK gene encoding glycerol kinase GlpK, translating to MTKKYIMALDQGTTSSRAILFDKKGRIFHSAQQEFTQYFPKSGWVEHNADEIWSSVLSVIAGVLSEKNISAEQIEGIGITNQRETTVVWDKHTGNPIYNAIVWQSRQTADICDNLKESGYNNLFRDKTGLLIDAYFSGTKVKWILDNVEGAREKAENGDLLFGTIDTWIIWKLSGGAAHVTDYSNASRTLMYNIHELQWDEELLSILGVPASMLPKVCPSSEVYTHADPEQFFGHAVPIAGIAGDQQAALFGQACFESGMVKNTYGTGCFMLMNTGEKAVKSDNGLLTTIAWGIDGKVEYALEGSIFVAGSAIQWLRDGLRMFRNSSESEQYAKRVSSTDGVYVVPAFVGLGTPYWDSDVRGAVFGLTRGTTKEHFVRATLESLAYQTKDVVDAMESDSGISLKTLRVDGGAVENNFLMQFQSDLLNVSVERPTINETTALGAAYLAGLAVGFWKDRSEIAAQWAIDRPFQPNMEESEREKLYSGWQKAVQAATVFK from the coding sequence TTTTTCACTCAGCGCAACAGGAGTTCACTCAATACTTCCCTAAGTCTGGATGGGTTGAACACAATGCAGACGAAATTTGGAGCTCTGTTTTATCCGTAATTGCAGGCGTATTGTCTGAGAAAAATATATCCGCTGAACAAATCGAAGGGATCGGTATTACAAATCAACGCGAAACAACAGTTGTTTGGGATAAGCATACAGGAAATCCGATTTATAATGCGATCGTTTGGCAATCGCGTCAAACTGCAGACATTTGCGACAACCTTAAAGAAAGCGGTTACAACAATTTGTTCAGAGATAAGACCGGATTGCTTATCGATGCATACTTTTCGGGCACTAAAGTCAAGTGGATTTTGGATAATGTAGAAGGCGCACGTGAAAAAGCTGAAAACGGAGACTTGTTGTTCGGTACGATTGATACGTGGATTATTTGGAAGTTATCAGGTGGTGCGGCACATGTAACAGATTACTCGAACGCTTCTAGAACGCTTATGTACAATATACATGAACTACAATGGGATGAAGAACTATTGTCTATCTTGGGTGTGCCGGCATCGATGTTGCCTAAAGTGTGTCCTTCATCTGAAGTCTATACACATGCAGATCCCGAGCAATTTTTCGGTCACGCAGTTCCTATCGCGGGTATTGCAGGAGATCAACAAGCTGCATTATTCGGTCAAGCTTGTTTTGAATCGGGTATGGTGAAAAACACATATGGAACAGGTTGCTTTATGCTAATGAACACGGGCGAAAAAGCGGTTAAATCCGATAATGGGCTGTTAACAACCATCGCTTGGGGAATTGATGGCAAGGTAGAGTATGCGCTAGAAGGAAGTATCTTCGTCGCAGGTTCAGCAATTCAGTGGTTGCGCGATGGTTTACGCATGTTCCGAAACTCTTCCGAAAGTGAGCAATACGCAAAACGGGTCTCTTCTACAGATGGCGTCTATGTCGTACCGGCATTTGTTGGTCTTGGTACCCCCTACTGGGATAGTGATGTGCGTGGTGCCGTATTCGGTTTAACACGCGGAACGACGAAAGAGCATTTTGTACGGGCTACGCTAGAATCCCTTGCATACCAAACGAAAGACGTCGTTGATGCAATGGAATCGGATTCAGGTATCTCTCTAAAAACGTTACGGGTAGATGGCGGAGCAGTCGAGAACAACTTCTTGATGCAGTTCCAATCCGATTTACTAAATGTATCGGTTGAACGACCGACGATTAATGAAACAACAGCGCTCGGTGCCGCATACTTGGCTGGACTTGCTGTAGGTTTCTGGAAAGACCGTTCAGAAATTGCCGCACAATGGGCAATAGATCGACCGTTCCAACCTAATATGGAGGAATCTGAACGCGAAAAGCTGTACAGCGGCTGGCAAAAAGCTGTACAGGCAGCGACTGTGTTTAAATAA
- a CDS encoding 2OG-Fe(II) oxygenase: protein MIAENKEQTIFTHTGKKIITDRVIDIIAKVDEPLVVVLGNMLSDEECDELIQLSTDKMKRSKIGIIHAENEIRTSSGMFIEEPDNLIVLRIEKRIETIMNISIEHGESLQVLHYLPGQEYKAHHDFFSATSNVTNNRISTLVMYLNDVEQGGETYFPHLKLSITPKKGMAVYFEYFYNDPLMNDLTLHGGAPIEVGEKFVATQWMRKQKVR from the coding sequence TTGATAGCAGAAAATAAAGAACAAACGATATTTACTCATACAGGAAAGAAAATCATAACAGATCGTGTGATTGATATAATAGCGAAAGTCGATGAACCACTAGTCGTTGTACTCGGCAATATGTTAAGCGACGAAGAATGCGACGAACTGATTCAGCTTTCTACAGATAAAATGAAACGTTCTAAAATCGGCATAATTCATGCAGAAAATGAAATTAGAACAAGTAGCGGTATGTTTATTGAAGAACCTGATAACTTGATCGTCCTACGGATAGAAAAACGGATTGAAACAATTATGAATATCTCCATCGAACACGGCGAAAGTCTCCAAGTTCTTCACTACCTACCTGGACAAGAATATAAAGCGCATCACGACTTCTTCTCAGCAACAAGCAACGTTACGAATAACCGGATTAGCACACTCGTCATGTACTTGAACGATGTCGAACAAGGCGGCGAAACGTACTTCCCTCACCTCAAACTGTCCATCACACCTAAAAAAGGAATGGCTGTCTACTTTGAGTATTTTTACAACGATCCGCTGATGAATGACCTAACATTACACGGTGGTGCACCAATAGAAGTCGGAGAGAAATTTGTAGCTACGCAGTGGATGAGAAAACAAAAAGTACGGTAA
- a CDS encoding sulfite exporter TauE/SafE family protein produces MFGFGGGFVVIPVLYILLPELNFPEPLVMHVAIGTSLAIMIINSINSTISHYRRGHILWFIFFQLAPAITVGALIGGLLSPFIEGDILRYLFIGLILYTIFSSLIGKGFIHVNTDSIQMPGRLKTSLIGSGVGFISTLLGVGGSLMTIPFLRSCRLKMVNAVALATPLSLPIAMIGATTSIFNGMQQTGLPPWSFGFVYVPAFFGIVIGGFIGVPVGTRIAHRLPDQLFSKVYLALLVVVVITMIVK; encoded by the coding sequence ATGTTTGGATTCGGCGGCGGTTTTGTCGTCATACCTGTTTTATATATTTTGTTACCTGAGTTGAATTTTCCTGAGCCGTTAGTTATGCATGTTGCTATAGGAACATCTCTTGCGATCATGATCATCAATTCAATCAACTCTACGATCTCTCATTATCGTAGAGGCCATATTTTATGGTTTATCTTCTTTCAATTGGCACCTGCTATTACTGTTGGCGCGTTAATAGGTGGTTTACTATCGCCTTTTATAGAAGGTGATATTCTTAGGTACTTATTTATTGGTCTTATCCTATACACCATTTTCTCATCATTGATTGGGAAAGGTTTTATACATGTGAATACGGATAGTATACAAATGCCTGGACGCTTGAAAACATCACTCATTGGGAGCGGTGTCGGTTTTATTTCTACGTTACTTGGTGTTGGCGGTAGTCTAATGACCATTCCATTCTTGAGAAGTTGTCGATTAAAAATGGTTAATGCGGTGGCTTTAGCTACACCACTGAGCCTACCTATCGCGATGATTGGTGCTACTACATCCATATTTAACGGCATGCAGCAAACCGGTCTACCCCCTTGGTCATTTGGCTTTGTCTATGTACCCGCCTTTTTCGGCATTGTGATTGGTGGTTTTATAGGCGTGCCAGTTGGAACACGCATTGCTCATCGTTTGCCCGATCAATTATTCTCCAAAGTTTATTTGGCATTGCTTGTTGTTGTAGTTATTACGATGATAGTGAAATAA
- a CDS encoding NADP-dependent oxidoreductase, translated as MKAIVIEQYGGAEELIEKELPKPEIQHHQVLIEMHATSVNPIDWKVREGYMKENIPFEFPLILGWDAAGVIAEVGKDVKSFKVGDEVFARPAMENGTYAEYVAVNEDLVALKPADVSFEEAASVPLAGLTAWQCLVDFGQIKPGDKVLIHAGSGGVGSLGIQIAKSFGAYVLSTASGKNEAFLKELGVDEFINYETTDFTDVVKDVDLVVDTMGGEILEKSLSVVKKGGRLVSIAGQPNLEKAEANHITAESLWLNPNGKQLAELGELMQKGEVKTHIGHTFPLSAKGLRDAHELSATHHAKGKIVIEVK; from the coding sequence ATGAAAGCAATTGTTATTGAACAATACGGTGGGGCAGAAGAACTTATTGAGAAAGAACTTCCGAAGCCGGAAATACAACATCATCAGGTATTAATAGAGATGCATGCAACGTCAGTAAATCCTATTGACTGGAAAGTTCGAGAAGGTTATATGAAAGAGAATATACCTTTTGAATTTCCGCTTATTTTGGGATGGGATGCAGCAGGAGTGATCGCTGAAGTAGGGAAAGACGTGAAGAGTTTCAAAGTAGGAGATGAAGTATTCGCTCGTCCGGCAATGGAAAATGGAACATACGCTGAGTATGTTGCTGTTAACGAAGACTTAGTTGCTTTAAAACCAGCCGATGTTAGTTTTGAGGAAGCTGCTTCAGTTCCACTAGCCGGACTAACAGCTTGGCAATGTCTTGTTGACTTTGGTCAAATTAAACCAGGAGACAAAGTCTTAATTCATGCTGGCTCGGGCGGTGTTGGAAGCTTGGGTATTCAAATCGCTAAAAGTTTTGGCGCTTATGTTCTATCGACAGCTAGTGGTAAGAACGAAGCTTTCTTAAAAGAGCTCGGTGTTGACGAATTTATTAACTATGAAACAACTGATTTTACAGATGTCGTAAAAGACGTTGATTTAGTTGTTGATACAATGGGCGGTGAGATTTTAGAGAAAAGCTTGAGTGTAGTTAAAAAAGGGGGGCGACTGGTTTCGATTGCAGGCCAGCCAAATCTTGAAAAGGCTGAAGCTAATCATATTACAGCTGAATCTCTATGGCTTAATCCGAATGGAAAGCAACTTGCCGAACTTGGCGAGCTAATGCAAAAAGGAGAAGTGAAAACCCATATAGGCCACACATTTCCTCTATCCGCCAAAGGACTACGAGATGCACATGAATTAAGCGCAACTCACCATGCAAAAGGAAAAATTGTTATAGAAGTGAAATGA
- a CDS encoding IS1182 family transposase has product MFKDYNMNQLILPLDLEISLQEHDIAYAVHDLVESIPKQAFDSFLRETGCPSYHPRMMLKIILCAYTQSVFSGRKIEGLLKDSLRMMWLAQGYKPSYRTINRFRVHPEVKEVLRQCFVQFRCQLVQKQLIDEEAIFIDGTKIEANANKFTFVWRKSVERYSSGLVERSSQMYEELLEKEIIPEIERESLDELSTAELSKVVEKLDDTIQTYTEKINASEDVEERKQIRSLRKEPKQYRKQFQDFLDRKQKYQHDMKIFGHRNSYSKTDRDATFMRMKDDYMKNGQLKPGYNVQIATEGQYTLAFDVYPNPTDTRTLIPFLDTIEQDFFELPQYIVADAGYGSEQNYGDVIENRKRVPLITYNHYRKEKKKKYKTDPFNTANWAYDETTDTFTCPNDRKLVFRYLSNRTDRYQFTRTMKVYECEDCSSCPLRSFCTKAKEENNRKLYVNEKWEQQKEYIREKLSDKKTGEIYGKRKIDVEPVFGFLKANLGFTRFSVRGKEKVKNELAFGLLAVNLRKYTAREVNV; this is encoded by the coding sequence ATGTTTAAAGATTATAACATGAACCAACTGATTTTACCTTTAGATTTAGAAATTAGCTTACAAGAACATGATATTGCTTACGCCGTGCATGATCTAGTCGAAAGCATTCCGAAACAAGCATTTGACAGCTTTTTGCGTGAGACAGGTTGCCCATCTTATCATCCACGGATGATGTTAAAGATCATTTTGTGTGCCTATACACAGTCTGTTTTTTCGGGCAGAAAAATAGAAGGACTGTTAAAAGATAGCCTTCGCATGATGTGGTTAGCTCAAGGTTATAAACCAAGCTATCGCACCATCAATCGATTTCGCGTTCATCCTGAAGTAAAAGAAGTACTACGCCAGTGCTTCGTGCAATTTCGTTGCCAGCTGGTACAAAAACAGCTAATTGATGAAGAAGCCATTTTTATTGATGGAACAAAGATTGAGGCGAATGCCAACAAATTTACATTTGTCTGGCGCAAGTCAGTGGAACGGTATAGTTCAGGTCTTGTAGAAAGGTCCAGTCAGATGTACGAAGAGCTGTTAGAAAAAGAGATCATCCCTGAAATCGAACGGGAAAGTCTGGATGAACTATCTACTGCGGAACTGTCTAAAGTAGTAGAGAAGCTAGATGATACTATCCAAACCTATACAGAAAAGATTAACGCTAGCGAAGATGTCGAGGAACGTAAACAAATTCGCTCGCTACGAAAAGAACCTAAACAATACCGTAAACAATTTCAAGACTTCTTGGATCGAAAGCAGAAGTATCAGCACGATATGAAGATCTTTGGCCATCGTAACAGCTACTCGAAGACGGACCGCGATGCGACCTTTATGCGGATGAAAGATGATTATATGAAAAACGGGCAACTAAAACCGGGATATAATGTGCAAATTGCGACCGAAGGGCAATATACCCTCGCTTTTGACGTGTATCCAAATCCGACCGATACGCGTACACTCATTCCATTCTTAGATACTATTGAACAAGACTTTTTTGAGCTGCCACAGTATATTGTCGCGGATGCCGGTTATGGAAGTGAACAGAATTACGGAGATGTCATTGAAAATCGAAAGCGCGTTCCGCTTATTACCTATAACCACTACCGGAAAGAAAAGAAAAAGAAGTACAAAACCGATCCTTTCAATACAGCGAATTGGGCATATGATGAAACTACGGATACCTTTACTTGCCCAAATGACAGAAAACTCGTGTTCCGCTACCTTTCCAATCGGACGGATCGTTATCAATTCACACGGACGATGAAAGTATACGAATGTGAGGATTGTTCAAGCTGCCCATTGCGCTCTTTCTGTACCAAAGCAAAAGAAGAGAACAATAGGAAGTTGTATGTGAATGAAAAGTGGGAACAGCAAAAAGAATATATTCGTGAAAAGCTTTCAGATAAGAAAACAGGTGAAATTTACGGCAAGCGCAAGATTGACGTAGAGCCAGTTTTTGGATTCTTGAAGGCTAATTTGGGGTTCACTCGTTTCTCCGTAAGAGGAAAGGAAAAGGTGAAAAATGAATTAGCCTTCGGTTTATTGGCAGTGAACTTGAGAAAGTACACTGCCAGGGAGGTAAATGTATAG
- the msrA gene encoding peptide-methionine (S)-S-oxide reductase MsrA — translation MVKPFKEWPGVQDIESGYMGGHLDNPTYEDVKNGESGHVEVVEITFDPALFSYEKLLEVFWQQIDPTDAEGQFHDRGSSYTTAIFHYTEAQQEVAEKSKANLAASGVFSKPIVTAIRPAETFYRAEEYHQDYYIKEKEHYTDNRARSGRTEFIAEHWGK, via the coding sequence ATGGTGAAACCGTTTAAAGAATGGCCAGGCGTCCAAGATATCGAGTCAGGTTATATGGGCGGGCATCTCGATAATCCAACGTATGAAGATGTGAAAAATGGTGAATCGGGCCATGTGGAAGTTGTTGAAATCACATTTGACCCTGCTTTGTTTTCATATGAAAAGTTGCTCGAAGTATTCTGGCAACAAATCGACCCAACAGACGCAGAAGGTCAATTCCACGACCGCGGCTCATCGTACACAACCGCGATTTTCCATTACACAGAAGCGCAACAGGAAGTTGCCGAGAAATCGAAAGCCAACCTAGCGGCAAGCGGCGTTTTCTCAAAACCGATCGTCACAGCAATCCGCCCCGCAGAAACTTTCTACCGGGCTGAAGAATACCATCAAGATTATTACATAAAAGAAAAAGAACATTACACAGACAACCGTGCCCGTTCTGGCCGCACTGAATTCATCGCGGAGCACTGGGGAAAATAA
- a CDS encoding 1,2-dihydroxy-3-keto-5-methylthiopentene dioxygenase, whose amino-acid sequence MATITIQGTNEVIETQTEVAAFLEQQEVVYEYWDIEKLPENLREKFNLTDEEKEEILKAFKTEIDDISERRGYKTADIISLSDATPNLDELLKNFEQEHHHTDDEVRYIVSGHGVFIIQGKDERFFEVHLNPGDLISVPENIRHYFTLAADRKVVAARIFVTQEGWVPVY is encoded by the coding sequence ATGGCGACAATTACAATTCAAGGAACAAACGAAGTTATTGAAACACAAACAGAGGTTGCGGCATTTCTAGAGCAACAAGAAGTCGTTTATGAGTATTGGGATATCGAAAAGCTACCCGAAAACCTTCGTGAAAAATTCAATTTAACTGATGAAGAAAAAGAAGAGATTCTTAAGGCTTTTAAAACAGAAATCGACGATATTTCAGAGCGCCGCGGTTATAAAACGGCAGACATTATCTCACTATCAGATGCGACACCTAATTTGGATGAACTTCTGAAAAACTTCGAACAAGAACACCACCATACAGACGATGAAGTGCGTTACATAGTCAGTGGACACGGCGTATTCATCATTCAAGGAAAAGACGAACGATTCTTTGAAGTGCATCTTAACCCAGGTGATTTAATTTCCGTTCCGGAAAACATCCGCCACTATTTCACACTCGCAGCCGATCGCAAAGTAGTAGCTGCCCGCATCTTCGTAACACAAGAAGGATGGGTACCGGTTTACTAA
- a CDS encoding 2-hydroxy-3-keto-5-methylthiopentenyl-1-phosphate phosphatase, whose product MSAEFNPVIFCDFDGTITMKDNIVNIMDKFAPPGWEGIKDDIMAQRVSIQTGVKELFALLPTSQKEQIVSFVLEDAEIREGFGEFVQFTREKNIPLYIVSGGIDFFIHPLLEPFGPFNQVYCNESDFSGEHINILFPHECDAICTSQGCGCCKPTIIRENTAQQQTSIVIGDSITDLEAAKLADIVIARDFLIEKCEELNIPYSPFTNFYDCIRIIEARLNVQV is encoded by the coding sequence ATGAGTGCAGAGTTCAACCCGGTAATTTTTTGTGATTTCGATGGTACGATTACGATGAAAGATAATATTGTCAATATTATGGATAAGTTCGCTCCCCCTGGATGGGAAGGGATAAAGGACGATATTATGGCGCAAAGGGTGTCGATTCAAACAGGAGTCAAAGAACTCTTTGCTTTATTGCCCACTTCCCAAAAAGAACAAATCGTGTCGTTCGTTTTGGAGGACGCGGAAATCAGGGAAGGTTTTGGTGAATTTGTTCAGTTTACCCGCGAAAAAAACATACCGCTCTATATCGTAAGTGGCGGCATCGACTTTTTCATTCACCCATTGCTTGAACCATTCGGGCCATTCAATCAAGTCTATTGCAACGAAAGTGATTTTTCAGGAGAACACATCAACATCCTCTTCCCGCATGAATGTGATGCAATTTGTACAAGTCAAGGCTGCGGTTGCTGTAAGCCGACGATTATTCGCGAGAACACTGCCCAGCAGCAAACGAGCATTGTCATCGGTGACTCGATTACAGACCTAGAAGCGGCAAAGCTTGCCGATATCGTCATTGCAAGGGATTTCTTAATTGAAAAATGCGAGGAATTGAACATTCCTTATTCACCGTTCACTAATTTTTATGACTGTATTCGGATCATTGAAGCCCGCTTGAATGTGCAAGTGTAA
- a CDS encoding MFS transporter, translating into MLEKIGITKNLGWGFFGVMLFMMGDGIEAGWLSPFLVESGLTIQQSAAIFTVYGVSIALSSWFSGVCVEVFGPKRTMALGLAVYIVGTAGFIIFGFSTMNYPIMLLTYFIKGFGYPLFAYSFLTWVIYKTPQNKLSSAVGWFWFAFCAGMMVLGAWYSSYAIQYLGYINTMWTSIFWVCVGAIFALVLNKDKFEKKKLANKKEAITELLKGITILKTNKRVAAGGVVRVINSLSVYGFPVFLPMHMAQHGIETTAWLQLWGTFFLGNIIFNLVFGFIGDKLGWKNTIIWFGGIGCAIFTPLLFYVPVITNGSILMTSIVGFIWGGLVAGYVPIGALVPSVAGADKGAAMSVLNFAAGLSTFVAPAIALAFIGLVGAEGVVWIFSALYVVSAIIVKFIRVPEEEEEKNKARDKAVPVIS; encoded by the coding sequence ATGTTAGAAAAAATCGGTATTACGAAAAACTTAGGATGGGGTTTTTTCGGTGTCATGCTGTTCATGATGGGGGACGGAATTGAGGCCGGTTGGCTAAGTCCTTTCTTAGTTGAAAGTGGGTTGACCATTCAACAGTCAGCTGCGATTTTCACAGTCTACGGAGTTTCGATCGCGCTGTCTTCTTGGTTTTCAGGCGTCTGTGTAGAAGTATTTGGTCCAAAACGTACAATGGCACTCGGGTTAGCCGTTTATATAGTCGGTACTGCAGGGTTTATCATTTTTGGTTTCTCAACGATGAATTACCCGATTATGCTTCTCACTTATTTCATTAAAGGTTTCGGTTATCCGTTGTTTGCCTATTCCTTCTTGACATGGGTCATTTATAAGACACCGCAAAACAAATTGAGTTCTGCCGTTGGTTGGTTCTGGTTTGCATTTTGTGCGGGAATGATGGTGCTCGGCGCGTGGTATTCAAGTTACGCAATCCAGTATCTCGGTTACATCAATACAATGTGGACATCTATTTTCTGGGTATGTGTCGGTGCGATCTTCGCTTTAGTACTCAATAAAGACAAGTTCGAAAAGAAAAAACTCGCGAACAAAAAAGAAGCAATCACAGAATTATTGAAAGGCATCACCATTTTGAAAACGAACAAACGGGTTGCTGCAGGTGGAGTTGTCCGTGTTATCAATAGTTTAAGTGTCTATGGATTTCCGGTATTCTTACCGATGCATATGGCGCAACATGGCATTGAAACAACTGCTTGGTTGCAATTATGGGGTACGTTCTTCTTAGGAAACATCATTTTCAATTTAGTGTTCGGCTTCATTGGGGATAAATTAGGTTGGAAAAACACAATCATTTGGTTTGGTGGAATCGGCTGTGCGATTTTCACGCCTCTTCTGTTTTATGTTCCGGTGATAACAAACGGAAGTATTCTCATGACGAGCATTGTCGGATTCATCTGGGGCGGTTTGGTAGCGGGTTATGTACCAATCGGTGCACTGGTACCATCCGTTGCAGGTGCGGATAAAGGCGCAGCAATGTCCGTGTTGAACTTCGCCGCGGGTCTGTCCACATTCGTAGCACCAGCCATCGCTTTGGCGTTTATCGGGCTAGTCGGAGCCGAAGGGGTTGTGTGGATTTTCAGTGCCCTCTATGTAGTGAGTGCGATTATTGTTAAATTCATTCGCGTACCGGAAGAGGAAGAGGAAAAGAATAAGGCGCGGGATAAAGCCGTCCCGGTTATTTCATAA
- a CDS encoding molybdopterin oxidoreductase family protein — MKSYIDIKNGVVPSVCALDCPDQCGLLIHKEDGKIIKIEGDPDHPITKGSICNKVRHMTERLYDPKRITTPLKRVGEKGDGQFVPISWQEAITTITDQWKKLISEDGPESILPYSFYANMGKLSSKGMDRRFFNRLGSSQLDRTICSVAGEVGYNYTMGGRFGTDPEEMTETKLFVFWGINAVSTNMHQIMIAQKARKNGAKIVVIDVHKNQTGRMADWFIPILPGTDGALALGIMHVLYKEKLVNQAFLEQYTIGYEELEEHVLHYDPQTVSSITGVPEEDIYELARMYGTVSPSMIRIGNGLQHHDNGGMMVRTISCLPALTGQWALKGGGALKSNSDYLTHNTAALELPELQVVPTRRFNMNLLGQALMEEQQPIRSLYVYNSNPAVVAPDANKVRDGLAREDLFTVVHDLFLTDTALYADIVLPATSAFENTDIYTSFWHHYIHLQEPVIETYGDSKSNPDVFRLLAQAMGFDEQPFLDDDAEMVDQALSHLSNPHLSEVSYAALKEKRYMKASGTGDFLNNLKTPSGKIELYSEQMKSAGFPALPTYIPIIQDSDHPLLYVPAINHNFMNTIFSNNEKHIKLEKAPKLFMNRLDAESRGIEDGAAVRIWNERGECEFTVSVGEQVLPGVVVSQGIWGDKSGQKRLVNALTPDRIADMGGGATFFSGRVEVAGL; from the coding sequence ATGAAATCGTATATTGATATAAAAAATGGTGTTGTCCCCTCGGTTTGTGCGCTTGATTGCCCAGACCAATGTGGATTGCTTATTCATAAAGAAGACGGGAAAATCATTAAAATTGAAGGTGATCCCGATCATCCCATCACAAAAGGCAGTATTTGCAACAAAGTTCGACATATGACTGAACGCCTTTATGACCCAAAAAGGATTACAACCCCTTTGAAACGCGTCGGGGAAAAAGGCGATGGACAATTCGTTCCAATCAGTTGGCAAGAAGCCATCACAACCATCACAGACCAATGGAAAAAACTGATTTCTGAAGACGGTCCTGAATCAATTCTACCCTACAGTTTCTACGCCAATATGGGGAAACTCAGTTCCAAAGGGATGGATCGCCGTTTCTTCAACCGCCTTGGTTCGAGTCAATTGGACCGGACGATTTGTTCAGTCGCCGGCGAGGTTGGCTACAATTACACGATGGGCGGACGTTTCGGAACAGACCCCGAAGAAATGACGGAAACGAAATTATTTGTTTTCTGGGGCATCAATGCCGTCAGTACCAATATGCACCAAATCATGATCGCGCAAAAAGCGAGAAAAAACGGTGCTAAAATCGTCGTCATTGACGTCCATAAAAACCAGACGGGACGCATGGCTGATTGGTTCATCCCGATTCTTCCCGGAACTGATGGAGCGCTTGCACTCGGAATCATGCATGTTCTTTATAAAGAAAAGCTGGTCAATCAAGCGTTTTTGGAACAGTATACAATCGGCTATGAAGAGCTCGAAGAACATGTATTGCACTACGACCCGCAAACGGTTTCATCTATTACAGGTGTGCCAGAGGAAGATATCTATGAATTGGCGCGCATGTACGGGACCGTCTCTCCTTCGATGATTCGCATTGGCAATGGGCTGCAGCATCACGATAACGGTGGCATGATGGTCCGGACGATTTCCTGTTTGCCTGCTTTGACAGGGCAATGGGCATTGAAAGGCGGAGGTGCGCTCAAATCGAATTCCGACTATTTGACGCATAATACAGCCGCACTGGAACTTCCCGAACTTCAGGTAGTGCCAACGCGCAGATTCAATATGAATTTATTGGGACAAGCATTAATGGAGGAACAACAGCCGATTCGCTCATTGTATGTCTACAATAGCAACCCCGCCGTTGTCGCACCGGATGCCAATAAAGTACGGGATGGCTTAGCACGCGAAGATTTATTCACAGTTGTCCATGATTTGTTTTTGACGGACACGGCCTTGTACGCGGACATTGTTTTGCCAGCGACATCCGCTTTCGAAAACACGGACATCTATACGTCTTTCTGGCATCACTACATTCATTTGCAGGAACCCGTCATCGAAACTTACGGGGACAGTAAATCCAACCCGGACGTTTTCAGATTGCTGGCGCAAGCTATGGGCTTTGACGAGCAACCATTTCTAGATGACGACGCGGAAATGGTTGACCAAGCGTTAAGCCATCTGTCTAATCCTCATTTATCCGAAGTGTCGTATGCTGCCTTAAAGGAAAAACGCTATATGAAAGCAAGCGGTACCGGCGATTTCTTGAACAATTTAAAGACACCGAGTGGTAAAATTGAGTTGTATTCGGAACAAATGAAATCAGCAGGATTCCCGGCGCTCCCTACGTATATCCCGATTATTCAGGATTCCGATCATCCTTTACTTTATGTACCTGCAATTAACCATAACTTCATGAACACGATTTTTTCGAACAATGAAAAACATATCAAGCTTGAGAAAGCACCTAAGTTGTTCATGAACCGGCTAGATGCGGAAAGTCGGGGAATTGAAGACGGAGCGGCTGTCCGTATATGGAATGAGCGCGGGGAATGTGAGTTTACTGTTTCCGTCGGCGAGCAAGTTCTTCCTGGCGTTGTTGTCAGTCAAGGGATTTGGGGAGATAAGTCGGGTCAAAAACGCCTTGTGAATGCTTTGACGCCAGATCGGATTGCCGATATGGGCGGCGGTGCAACGTTCTTCTCCGGGCGTGTTGAGGTGGCGGGTTTATAA